A segment of the Sphingomicrobium flavum genome:
AGGCCAGCCCCAGCGCGGCAAGCATGGCCTAGACGCTGTCCAGCACCACCGCGCGCAGTCGCTCGCGATCCGTTTCGGCGATCGAGCGAGCGACTTCCTCGCGGCCGTTGAAGACCAGGATGGTCGACTGGCGCGGGATGCGGTGGGCCTTCAGGAAGGCCTCATGCTCGTCATAATCGACCTTGAAAAACATGGCGTCCTCGAGGCTTTGCTCGCTTTGCAATTCGTCGAGGATGGGGGCCTGCGCCTTGCAGGTGGGGCACCAGGTGGCGAACACATCGACGATGATCGTGCGCCCATCGGCCTGCGCCTGTTCGAAGGCCGCCGGGGTGTAGGCGATCCAGTTGCTGTCGACCGCGCTTTCGCTCGAAGGCTGCGCGGGGGTTTCGCCCGAATTGCAGGCTGCAAGGGCGAGGATGGCAAAGGCCGCGCCGAGCGACCGGATCAAATGTGGCATTGAGAGACTCCCGTGACGTACCGACGGGATTCGGCACGAATACGCACAAGGTTACAGCCGACGCGAAATTAATTTGCGGGGGCGGCATCCTTGGGCGCGTCGATCTTCCGCGCGAGCTTGACGGCGAGCGCGACCAGCGGCGGAATGGCAATGAAGCTCAGCACCGCCTTGGCGAGCATCTGGCCGGCCAGCAGCGGCAGGATCGGGAAGACGCCCAGGAAGGCGATGGTGATGAAGATCAGGCTGTCGACCGTCTGGCTCAAGACGCCCGCGACCGCCGAGCGCAGCCACAGCAATTTGCCGCCGGGCTGCTTCATCTTGTCAAAGATCCACACGTTGAGCAGGGTCGAGGTGCCGTAAGCGGCAATGCCCGCCAGCCAGATGCGCGGGGTCGAGGCGAGCAGCAGGTTAAACGCGTCAAGCCGGTCGGCCTGCATTTCTTCTGCCGCCGGCAGGACCAGCACGAAATAGGTCAGCAACGAGGCGATGATCAGCGGCACGAAACCGAAATAGACCAGCTTCTGCGCGGTTTTCGCGCCCCACAGCTCCGTCACCGCGCTGGCGATGATCACCAGCATGAGGAAGGGGAAGATACCGCTTTCGACTGCCAGCGGCCCCAGCGAGACCTGCTTGTTGGCCAGAATGCCCGCCGTGCAGATCATGCCGCCATAAAAGACGGAGAAAGCGAAGAGCGAGAGCGGGATGGTGCGCGGGGCGGTCTGATCGGTCATGGCGAATTGCCTAGCGTCTCGCCACGAAAAGCCAAGGCTTTTGATTGACGGGGGTGAGGGGGCTGGGTAGGCAGCCGCAACTTTTCATCACCACATTCCAGCAGCTTGGGGACAATGGGCGAGACGCGTTTCGATATCGTGGCAATGGGCGATGCGATCGTCGATGTGATCGCGTCTTGCGACGATGAATTTCTCGATACGCATGGCCTGCCGCGCGGATCGATGCAGCTGCTCAGCCCCGAAGCCGCAGACGTCCTCTATGCCGCGATGGGGCAGGCGCGCGAAATGTCGGGCGGGTCGGCAGCCAATTCGATGGCGGGGATCGCCGCGATGGGGGGCAAGGCGGCCTTCATCGGGCAGATCGCCGATGACCAGCTGGGCGCCATCTTCCGCCATGACATGCGCGCCTTCGGCGTCGATTTCGCAACATCCGCGCTGAGCGACGGGCCGCCGACGGGCCGCTGCCTCATCCTGGTGACGCCCGATGGGCAGCGCACGATGAATACGGCGCCGGGCGCCAGCCATGAACTGACCGCCGCCACGCTGGACCGCGACCTCATCCGCGACAGCGCGATCCTCTATCTCGAAGGCTATCTATTCGGACCGGACAAGCCGCGCGCAGCGATGATGGAGGCGCTCGCCATCGCGCATGGAGCGGGACGCGAAGTGGCCTTCACCTTGTCGGAAAGCGTCTGCATCGCTGCGCGCAAGGAGCCTTTCCTTGCGATGATCGACGATGGCGGGGTGGATCTTCTCTTCTGCAACGAGGATGAAGCCATCATCCTGACTGGGCTGGCGACGCTGGACGCGGCACTGGCCCAGCTTTCGGCCAAGGTGCCGACCCTGGTGGTGACGCGCGGCCAAGCGGGGGCGCTAGCGATCGAAAATGGCGAGCGCGTTGATGTTCCTGCTGCTCCCGTCGGCAAGGTGATTGATACCACCGGTGCCGGGGACATGTTTGCTGCAGGGTTTCTGACGGCAAGGGCCAAGGGGCATGATCTCAAGCGCTGCCTGGAAACGGGCGGACTGGCGGCGGCAGACGTGATCCAGCGTTATGGTGCGCGGCCCGATGGCGATATGCGAAAGGTGGTGGGGCTGTGAGCGACAAGATCAAACGGCTTGCAGTCTATTGTGGCTCCAAGCCCGGCGCGGACCCGATTTATGCCGAGGCAGCCAGGGAGCTGGGCACGATGATGGCCCGGCGCGGGATCGAACTGGTCTATGGTGGCGGCAAATTGGGCCTGATGGGCGTGGTGGCCGATGCGGTGCTGGCCGAAGGTGGCACGGTGATCGGGGTCATCCCGCAGGCGCTGATCGATGTGGAGGTCGCGCATACCGGCTGTACCGAGCTCCACCCGGTCGACACAATGCATGAGCGCAAGGCCAAATTCACCCAATTGTCGGACGCCTTCGTCTGCCTGCCGGGCGGAATCGGCACGCTGGACGAATTGTTCGAAGCCTGGACCTGGAATGCGCTGGGCTACCACAACAAGCCCTTCTGCCTGTTGAATGTCGGGGCCTTCTGGGACGGCCTCGATGGCTTCATGGATACGGTCATGCGGCAGGGCTTCCTGTCCGAGGACCGGCGGGCGCAACTGCTGCTAGCCCATTCGCCCGAAGAGGCGCTGGAAAAGCTTGACGAAGCCGCTGCAAATCCCTCCGATGGGATGATCTGGTAAACCGCGTGACACCGGGGAGGGGAACGCAATGCAAATCCTGATGAGCTTGGCCGGTATCGCGGTCATCCTGTTGCTCGCTTTTCTTCTGTCCACCGACCGCAAGGCGATCCGCCTGCGCGTGGTCGGCGCGGCCTTTGCGCTGCAGGCCGGCATCGCCGCCCTCGTGCTGGGCACCAGCTGGGGCGCACAGGGCCTCGAATGGATGGCCAATGGCGTCTCCGCTTTGCTCGGTTATTCGGCTGCGGGTACCCAATTCCTCTTCGGCCCCAATGAGAGCAATCCGCTCGCCAACACCTTTGTCATCGCCGCGCTACCGGTCATCGTCTTCTTCGCAGCACTGATTTCCATCCTTTACCATGTCGGCCTGATGCAGAAGATCATCAAATGGGTCGGCGGGGCGCTGCAATGGGTGACCGGCATTTCCAAGGTCGAAAGCCTCGCCAGCGCGGCCAATATCTTCGTCGGCCAGTCGGAAAGCCCGCTGGTAGTGAAGCCCTATCTCGCCAAGCTGCCGCCTTCCCAGCTCTTCACCATCATGAGCGTCGGCATGGCTGGCGTCGCGGGCACCATCCTTGCCGCCTATGCGGCGATGGGCATCGATATCGAATTCCTGCTGGCCGCGGCCTTCATGAGCGCGCCGGGCGGCATCCTGATGGCCAAAATGATCATGCCCGATCCTGTCGCGGTTGCCGCCGGCGATGCCGACCTGGTCGAGCAGGGGCGCAGCCCCAAGGGCGCTGCTGCTGGGGCGCTGAACGATCATGCCGACGATATCGACGCGCATGGCGATGAGGAAAAGCCCGCCAACATCATCATGGCCGCCGCCATGGGCGCGCAGACCGGTGTGAAGCTGGCCGTGGCCGTGGCCGCCATGGTGCTTGCCTTCGTGGCGCTGGTGGCGCTGGCCAACGGCATCCTGGGCGGTGTGGGCGGCCTGTTCGGCTATCCCGATCTCACCTTCCAGCAGATCGTCGGCACTGTCTTCCAGCCCATCATGTACCTGATCGGCGTGCCGTGGGAGGAAGCCAATATCGCAGGCGGCCTGTTCGGCACCAAGGTCGTGCTCAATGAATTCGTCGCCTTCATCGATCTTGGCGCGATGAGCGAATTGTCCGCGCGCACCACTGCCATCGTCACCTTCGCGCTGTGCGGCTTTGCCAATTTCAGCTCGATCGCGATCCAGATGGCGGTAACGGGCGGCCTCGCTCCCAACCAGCGCCCGACCATCGCGCGGCTTGGCCTGCGCGCGCTGGCAGCGGGTTCGCTCGCCAATTTGATGAGCGCGGCGCTGGCCGGACTGCTGCTGAGCTTCTAGACCTTTTGACCCCGATCAATTGCGCGGCGACCGCGCAAGGAGTAAGTGCGCGCATATGACTACCATCACTTCCGATAATGTCGCCAGCGTCAGCCTGGCCGACGCCGACAAGCCCGGTTTCCACAAGGAATTGGGCGACAGCTTTGTCGACTATGGCTTCGCCATCATCCGCGATCACGGCATCCCGCAGGAGCTGATCGATCGCGCCGAAGCCAAGTCGAAGGAATATTTCGCGCTGCCGCAGGACGTGAAGCGCAAATATGTGCTGGAAGGTAGCGGCGGGGCGCGCGGCATGACGCTGTTCGGCATCGAGACCGCCAAGGGCGCGACCGCGCATGATCTGAAGGAATTCTACCATGTCGGGCGCGAATTGCCCGAAGGTCATCCCTTCAGCGACGTGATGCTGCCCAATGTTTGGCCTGAGGAAGTGGAGGGCTTCAAGGAAACCTTCCTTGAGCTTTATGACGCGTTTGACGAGGCGGGCGCCAAGGTGCTGACCGCCATCGCCAAATATCTGGAGATCGATATCGACTGGTTCCTCGACAGTGTGCGCGATGGCAATTCGGTCATGCGCTTGTTGCATTATCCGCCGCAGGATGAGCCCACGGGCAACCATATCCGCGCTGGCGCGCATGAGGATATCAATACCATCACGCTGCTGCTGGGCGCCGAGGAAGCCGGCCTGCAGCTGCAGACCAAGCAGGGCGAATGGCTCGACGTCAGCCCCAAACCGGGCGAGCTGGTCATCAATATCGGCGACATGCTGCAGCGCCTGACCAACGGCAAGCTACGCTCCACCAGCCACCGCGTCATCAACCCGGCACCCGACCGCGCGTCCAAGGCGCGCTATTCCATGCCCTTCTTCCTGCACTTCCGCCCGGATTTTGAAATCGAGGCGCTGGAAAATTGCGTGGCTGAAGGCGAGGAGCCCAAATGGCCGCCGATCAGCAGCCATGAATACCTGCTGGAACGGCTGAAAGAGATTAAGCTGGCGTAACTTGCATCGTGGAATCCAAAATCACTCATCCCAGCGATAAAATGGAGATTGTTGCTTGGTCGACGGTGATCGAGGATGACACATCGCTGGTGCTCGTAAAGCTGGGGTTCGGCTACAGCTTCGGTGAAGCTTCTGGTGATGACTTTGCCGTCCAAATGGCGGATGGCACGCGCTATGATCTTAAAGATCGTGACATTCTTCGATCAGCTCCACTTCAAGCTGAATTCATCTCGACAGATAAGCGCCGAGTTTACCGAGTTTCGGTGGCTCAGCCTGAGGCGTTTCGAGTGCTGGACGAGCAAGGCTTGCTGGACTTCTGGCAGAATCGAAAAGACGTCAAAATGACTTTCAAGGTTCGCGCGCACGCTTGGAGCCAAGAGAGTTTTTTGGCGTTTCAGAATTATAGCGCAACCGAGCCCGGTATTTTCAGTTTCGTCATCGCTACACAAGAGTGGTGTCTGGAAATCTTGTCTGGTGAAGAGCCGCTGATTGAGGACATGGGCGAGCCGATTGTTCAGCAAGCGGCAACCTAATAAAACTTCCTACTCCGCATCCTTCAAATTCGCGGGCCCGAAGCCGTGCGGGATGAGGTTGTGGATGTGGAGGCGTTCGACCTTGCTGCCTTCGCCATTGGCGGCGAGGATTTCCACATCGCTGCCGCTAAGATGCGCGGCTTCGAGGATGGCCTGGCGGCAGCCGCCGCAGGGGGTGCAGACGGCTTCGCCCTTGAGCGCGTCGCCTGACCCATCGCCGCCGGCGACCGCGATGCGCTTGACCTTGTCGAGCCCGAAGGCGTGTTGGGCGGCGGTCAGCGCGCTTTGTTCGGCGCACAGGCCGAGCCGGTAGCAGGCATTTTCGAGGTTGGCGCCGGTCACCATGTCGCCGTCCACGCTTTCGATGGCGCAGCCGACCGAGAAGCCCGAATAAGGGGCATAGGCTTTGAGCGCGGCGGCGCGGGCGGCTTCAATGAGGTCTTTATCCGTCATGAAGAAGACTTTAAGCAGCGCTAGCCGCCCAAGCAAAGGAGATAATATGCGCCCCATCGCCCCCATGACGCTTGCCCTGATGCTGGCCGCCTGTGCCGCGACCCCGCCCGTGGATGTCGCGCCCGCCGCGCCGCAGAGGAGCGAAGTGCAATTGCTGGCGATCAATGATTTCCATGGGCGGCTCGAACAGTCGGGCGACGTGGTCGAGGTGATGTTGGCCGATGGCGGATCGGTGCGCGTGCCGGTGGGCGGCGCGGCGCGGCTGGCCGGCGCGCTCAAGACATTGCGAACCGAGCGGAGCGTGACGGTGGCGGCGGGCGACCTGATCGGGGCCACGCCCATCGCCTCGGCGCTGTTCCTCGATGAGCCGACAATCCAGGCGCTGGACCTGATGGGGCTGGAATTTTCCGCGCTCGGCAATCATGAATTTGACAAGGGCATTGGCGAGTTGCGGCGCATCACCGACGGCGGGTGCGAGCAATATACGCTGACCACGCCCTGCGCCCTCGATGGCAGCTTCGAGGGAGCGGACTTTACCTATATGGCCGCCAACGTCTTCACCGCCGACGGACGCAACCTGCTGCCCGATGCGGTGATCAAGGATTTCGGCGATGTTCAGATTGGCATTATCGGCCTGCCGCTGAAGGAAACGCCCGAGCTGGTCGCCCCCAACCTGGTCGATGGCCTGACCTTTGCCGACGAAGCCGACAGTGCCAACGCACTGGTTCCGCGCCTTCAGGCGGAAGGAGCGGACGCAATCGTCCTGCTGATCCACCAGGGCGGACGGATGACGGGCTATTTCGATGACCCTACCTGTCCGGGGCTCGACGGCGACGTGCTGCCGATCCTGGAGCGGCTGGATCCCGCCATTTCGGTGGTCATATCGGGCCATACCCATTGGTCCTATCGCTGCGAAATGCCGATGCCGAATGGGGAGGGGACGCGGCTCCTGACCAGCGCGGGGCGCTATGGCGGGATGCTGACCGATGTGCGCCTGACCTTCGAAGGCGACCGGCTGGTGGCCAAGCAGGCGGCCAAGGTGGTGGTGCAGGGTGAAGCCCTGACCGACCGTGATGGCAATCTCGTCACCCCGTCCGACAAGCTTCCGATCTTCGATCCCGATCCCCAGGTGGCATCGCTGGTCGCGCGAACCGTCGCTGCGGCAGCGCCGATGGCGGACCGCATCGTCGGCACCTTGTCCGGAATCGCGCCCGATCATCCCAATGACCTTGAAAGCCCAGCGGGTAACCTGATTGCCGATGCCCAGCTGGCGGCAACCGCAGCGCCCGACAAGGGCAACGCCCAGATCGCCTTCATCAATGGCGGCGGGGTGCGCACGGCGCTAGTTCCCGCGGCCAATGACCAAGTCAGCTATGCACAGATTTTTGCCATGCAGCCCTTTGGCAATACGCTGATGACGGTGACGCTGACCGGCGAACAATTGAAACGTCTGCTGGAGCAGCAGTTCGTCAGCGCGGAAGGTGAGGATAAGGAATTTCACCTGATGCCTTCGCAAGGCTTCCAGTTTGCCTATGACCTCAATCGTCCTGCCGGTGACCGGGTGGTGTGGATGAAGCTCAATGGCACGGATATAGACCCCACCGCTGACTATCGCATCACCGCCAACAATTTCATTGCCAATGGCGGCGATGGCTATACCGTCTTGAAAGAAGGCCGCGACCGCACGGGGGCCGGGCTCGATCTGGATGCCGTGATGTTGTGGCTGGCCGATGGTCGCGATCCGCCCGCAGTGGGGCGCATCGTCAATCTCACGGAGTGAATATGCGTAATTTTCTGATCGCCCTTTGTGCCCTTGGCCTCACCGCGCCTGTCATGGCGCAGGAAGAAGCCGTCACCGTCTATGTGCCCGAAACCGCGATCGCTGCGGCCAAGGACCAGAAGGATGGGGTTGGCGGGCTGTTCGTCATGACGGTGGAAAGCGTCGCCAAGGCGGGCAAGACGCTCTACCTCAACAGCCATGACGATTATCGCGATCGCGGCAATCTTTCCATCGCGGTCAACATGGACATTTATGACCAGTTGCGCCGCAGCGTCGGCGGCGATCCCGAAGTCATCCTGGAAGGCAAGCGCATCCGCGTGGCGGGCGTCGCCAAGGCCACGCCGATCAAGCGGCGCGGCCGGAGCGACGACCAGGTCAGCTATTATCAGACGCGCGTCTATGTCTATGACGCGCGCCAGATCGAGGTCATCGACTAGCGCAGCGGCGGTTCGTCGAAGCTGCGCAGCTTGCGGCTGTGCAGGCTGTCGCCTTCGTGACGCAATATTTCCAGCGTTTCGATGCCGATCCTGAGATGCTGCGAAATCGCCCGCTCGTAAAAGCTGTTGGCCTGGCCCGGCAGTTTCAATTCGCCATGCAGCGGCTTGTCCGACACGCATAGGAGCGTGCCGTAGGGGACGCGGAAGCGATAGCCCTGCGCCGCGATGGTGGCCGATTCCATGTCCACACCGATGGCGCGGCTTTGGTTGAAGCGCTCGGCGGAGATGGTGTAGCGCAGCTCCCAGTTGCGATCGTCGGTAGTGACGACGGTGCCGGTGCGCAGCCGCTTTTTCAGCTCGCTATCCTTCTCGCCCGTCACGCCCAGCGCGGCCCGGAACATGGCGGTCTGCACTTCGGCGATGGCGGGGATGGGGATTTCGGTCGGCAGCACATCATCCAGCACATGATCATCGCGAAGATAGGCATGGGCCAGCACATAGTCGCCAATGGTCTGGCTGGGGCGCAGGCCCCCGCAATGGCCGATCATCAGCCATGCCTCGGGCCGCAGCACCGCTATATGATCGCAGATCGTCTTGGCGTTGGAAGGGCCGACGCCGATATTGACGAGCGTGATGCCCAGATGATCGTCCGCCATCAGGTGGTAAGCGGGCATCTGGTGACGCCGCCAGGTGCCGGCCGCGATCTGCGCCTCGGCATCTTCCAGCTGGCTCCTGTCATAGACGCCACCAGGGACCGAAAAGCCGGTGAAGCGGCTGCCGGGCTTGCGGATTTCATCGATGGCGAGGCGCACGAACTCGTCGACATAGCGGACATAGTTGGTGAACAGCACGAAGCGCTGGAAATGGTCGGGCGAGGTGCCTGAATAATGTTTGAGGCGCGCCAGGCTGAAATCGGTGCGCGGGCCGTCGAACAACGCCAGCGGACGGTTGGGGTTGAGGCTTAAATCCCAGACGCCATCGGCCACTTCATCGCCGATATGGACCAGTTCGGTTGAAGGCAGCCAGCGCGACAGTTCCGCCGTGCTGGTGCCTTCCAGCTCCAGATTGCCGTCGAGGACATAGGGATAAGGAATTTCGCTGGCCGAGCGCACGACCTTGATGTCGAGATCATAGTCGCGCAGCAGATGCTCGAGCTGTTCGCGCAGATAGCCTCGGAAGAGAGCGGGGCGCGCGATCGAGCTGGTGTAGAGCCCTGGCTGGTTCAGCCGTGCAAAGGCGCGGGCAGGGGTGGGGGCAGCACCTTCGGGCGCAAACAATATCTGCAATTCGGGATAAGCAAAGATGCCGTCCTGGCGATCTTCGCGGCTCGGCCTGGTGCCGTCCTTGGCAAAGGCGGTCAGCGCATTCCGGAGGTTGTTGGTGCTGGTTTCGTAAATGGCCTCGAGTTCATCAAGGAGGCCCTCAATCTTTTCTGCATTCGTCATGCCGGGGCGCTGTGACGGAGAATTGTGGCATTTTCAAGTATTGCATGTGCGAAACAAAAAAGGGCGACCCTTGCGGGCCGCCCTGATTTTTGTGCTCGCTGGCTCTCGCCTGACCGGCTCGCCTGTCCTCCGGACAGGCTCCCAAGATCAGCGCTTCGAGAACTGGAAGCTGCGGCGGGCCTTCGCCTTGCCGTACTTCTTACGCTCGACCACGCGGCTGTCGCGGGTGAGGAAGCCGGCACGCTTGACCGTCGTGCGCAGCGCCGGCTCGTAGCGGGTCAGCGCCTGGGCGATGCCGTGCAGCACCGCGCCGGCCTGGCCCGAAAGGCCGCCGCCCTTGACGGTGGCGATCACGTCATACTGGCCGGCGCGATCGGTGATGCCGAAAGGCTGGTTGATGACGAGACGCTGCGTCGGACGCGCGAAATAGACGGCCTGGTCGCGGCCATTGATGGTGATCTTGCCCGAACCGGGCTTGAGCCAGACGCGGGCAACCGCATCCTTACGACGGCCGGTGGCATAAGCGCGGCCATACTGGTCGAGCTCCTGCTCGCGTAGCGGGGCTTCTTCGACCACCGGGGTGTCGATCACGGTGTCGCCGGCTTCGGCGGCATCGGCTTCGGCTGCGACCGGGGTTTCGGTCTTGGCTTCACCGGCTTCCGCTTCGGTCTGGTTCGTGAGGTCGCCGAGGTCGGCGAGGGACTTCTTGTCGGCCATTATGCGCCCACCTTGTTCTTGCGGTTCATGGAAGCGACGTCGAGGACCTGCGGGTCCTGGCCGCCATGCGGATGTTCGGTGCCGACATAAAGGTGCAGATTCTTCATCACGGCGCGGCCGAGGGGGCCGCGGGGCACCATGTTCTTGACGGCCTTTTCCAGCACATGGTGCGGGTTCTTGCCTTCAAGGATCCGCTTGGGATTGGTTTCCTTGATGCCACCGGCATAGCCGGTGTGCTTGTAATAGGTCTTGGTTTCCACCTTGTTGGAGGTGAAACGCACCTTGTCGGCATTGATGACGACGACATGGTCGCCATTGTCGACGTGCGGCGTGAAGCTGGCTTTATGCTTGCCGCGGATAAGGTTGGCGATGATTACCGCAACGCGGCCAACCACCAGATTTTCGGCATCGATCAGATGCCACTTCTTTTCGACCTCATGCGGCTTGG
Coding sequences within it:
- a CDS encoding thioredoxin family protein, whose protein sequence is MPHLIRSLGAAFAILALAACNSGETPAQPSSESAVDSNWIAYTPAAFEQAQADGRTIIVDVFATWCPTCKAQAPILDELQSEQSLEDAMFFKVDYDEHEAFLKAHRIPRQSTILVFNGREEVARSIAETDRERLRAVVLDSV
- a CDS encoding queuosine precursor transporter, coding for MTDQTAPRTIPLSLFAFSVFYGGMICTAGILANKQVSLGPLAVESGIFPFLMLVIIASAVTELWGAKTAQKLVYFGFVPLIIASLLTYFVLVLPAAEEMQADRLDAFNLLLASTPRIWLAGIAAYGTSTLLNVWIFDKMKQPGGKLLWLRSAVAGVLSQTVDSLIFITIAFLGVFPILPLLAGQMLAKAVLSFIAIPPLVALAVKLARKIDAPKDAAPAN
- a CDS encoding adenosine kinase — encoded protein: MGETRFDIVAMGDAIVDVIASCDDEFLDTHGLPRGSMQLLSPEAADVLYAAMGQAREMSGGSAANSMAGIAAMGGKAAFIGQIADDQLGAIFRHDMRAFGVDFATSALSDGPPTGRCLILVTPDGQRTMNTAPGASHELTAATLDRDLIRDSAILYLEGYLFGPDKPRAAMMEALAIAHGAGREVAFTLSESVCIAARKEPFLAMIDDGGVDLLFCNEDEAIILTGLATLDAALAQLSAKVPTLVVTRGQAGALAIENGERVDVPAAPVGKVIDTTGAGDMFAAGFLTARAKGHDLKRCLETGGLAAADVIQRYGARPDGDMRKVVGL
- a CDS encoding LOG family protein; translation: MKRLAVYCGSKPGADPIYAEAARELGTMMARRGIELVYGGGKLGLMGVVADAVLAEGGTVIGVIPQALIDVEVAHTGCTELHPVDTMHERKAKFTQLSDAFVCLPGGIGTLDELFEAWTWNALGYHNKPFCLLNVGAFWDGLDGFMDTVMRQGFLSEDRRAQLLLAHSPEEALEKLDEAAANPSDGMIW
- a CDS encoding NupC/NupG family nucleoside CNT transporter — translated: MQILMSLAGIAVILLLAFLLSTDRKAIRLRVVGAAFALQAGIAALVLGTSWGAQGLEWMANGVSALLGYSAAGTQFLFGPNESNPLANTFVIAALPVIVFFAALISILYHVGLMQKIIKWVGGALQWVTGISKVESLASAANIFVGQSESPLVVKPYLAKLPPSQLFTIMSVGMAGVAGTILAAYAAMGIDIEFLLAAAFMSAPGGILMAKMIMPDPVAVAAGDADLVEQGRSPKGAAAGALNDHADDIDAHGDEEKPANIIMAAAMGAQTGVKLAVAVAAMVLAFVALVALANGILGGVGGLFGYPDLTFQQIVGTVFQPIMYLIGVPWEEANIAGGLFGTKVVLNEFVAFIDLGAMSELSARTTAIVTFALCGFANFSSIAIQMAVTGGLAPNQRPTIARLGLRALAAGSLANLMSAALAGLLLSF
- a CDS encoding isopenicillin N synthase family dioxygenase, with translation MTTITSDNVASVSLADADKPGFHKELGDSFVDYGFAIIRDHGIPQELIDRAEAKSKEYFALPQDVKRKYVLEGSGGARGMTLFGIETAKGATAHDLKEFYHVGRELPEGHPFSDVMLPNVWPEEVEGFKETFLELYDAFDEAGAKVLTAIAKYLEIDIDWFLDSVRDGNSVMRLLHYPPQDEPTGNHIRAGAHEDINTITLLLGAEEAGLQLQTKQGEWLDVSPKPGELVINIGDMLQRLTNGKLRSTSHRVINPAPDRASKARYSMPFFLHFRPDFEIEALENCVAEGEEPKWPPISSHEYLLERLKEIKLA
- a CDS encoding cytidine deaminase translates to MTDKDLIEAARAAALKAYAPYSGFSVGCAIESVDGDMVTGANLENACYRLGLCAEQSALTAAQHAFGLDKVKRIAVAGGDGSGDALKGEAVCTPCGGCRQAILEAAHLSGSDVEILAANGEGSKVERLHIHNLIPHGFGPANLKDAE
- a CDS encoding bifunctional metallophosphatase/5'-nucleotidase encodes the protein MRPIAPMTLALMLAACAATPPVDVAPAAPQRSEVQLLAINDFHGRLEQSGDVVEVMLADGGSVRVPVGGAARLAGALKTLRTERSVTVAAGDLIGATPIASALFLDEPTIQALDLMGLEFSALGNHEFDKGIGELRRITDGGCEQYTLTTPCALDGSFEGADFTYMAANVFTADGRNLLPDAVIKDFGDVQIGIIGLPLKETPELVAPNLVDGLTFADEADSANALVPRLQAEGADAIVLLIHQGGRMTGYFDDPTCPGLDGDVLPILERLDPAISVVISGHTHWSYRCEMPMPNGEGTRLLTSAGRYGGMLTDVRLTFEGDRLVAKQAAKVVVQGEALTDRDGNLVTPSDKLPIFDPDPQVASLVARTVAAAAPMADRIVGTLSGIAPDHPNDLESPAGNLIADAQLAATAAPDKGNAQIAFINGGGVRTALVPAANDQVSYAQIFAMQPFGNTLMTVTLTGEQLKRLLEQQFVSAEGEDKEFHLMPSQGFQFAYDLNRPAGDRVVWMKLNGTDIDPTADYRITANNFIANGGDGYTVLKEGRDRTGAGLDLDAVMLWLADGRDPPAVGRIVNLTE
- a CDS encoding AMP nucleosidase, whose amino-acid sequence is MTNAEKIEGLLDELEAIYETSTNNLRNALTAFAKDGTRPSREDRQDGIFAYPELQILFAPEGAAPTPARAFARLNQPGLYTSSIARPALFRGYLREQLEHLLRDYDLDIKVVRSASEIPYPYVLDGNLELEGTSTAELSRWLPSTELVHIGDEVADGVWDLSLNPNRPLALFDGPRTDFSLARLKHYSGTSPDHFQRFVLFTNYVRYVDEFVRLAIDEIRKPGSRFTGFSVPGGVYDRSQLEDAEAQIAAGTWRRHQMPAYHLMADDHLGITLVNIGVGPSNAKTICDHIAVLRPEAWLMIGHCGGLRPSQTIGDYVLAHAYLRDDHVLDDVLPTEIPIPAIAEVQTAMFRAALGVTGEKDSELKKRLRTGTVVTTDDRNWELRYTISAERFNQSRAIGVDMESATIAAQGYRFRVPYGTLLCVSDKPLHGELKLPGQANSFYERAISQHLRIGIETLEILRHEGDSLHSRKLRSFDEPPLR
- the rpsI gene encoding 30S ribosomal protein S9, giving the protein MADKKSLADLGDLTNQTEAEAGEAKTETPVAAEADAAEAGDTVIDTPVVEEAPLREQELDQYGRAYATGRRKDAVARVWLKPGSGKITINGRDQAVYFARPTQRLVINQPFGITDRAGQYDVIATVKGGGLSGQAGAVLHGIAQALTRYEPALRTTVKRAGFLTRDSRVVERKKYGKAKARRSFQFSKR
- the rplM gene encoding 50S ribosomal protein L13 codes for the protein MKALMKQTKPAKPHEVEKKWHLIDAENLVVGRVAVIIANLIRGKHKASFTPHVDNGDHVVVINADKVRFTSNKVETKTYYKHTGYAGGIKETNPKRILEGKNPHHVLEKAVKNMVPRGPLGRAVMKNLHLYVGTEHPHGGQDPQVLDVASMNRKNKVGA